The Streptomyces sp. GSL17-111 region AGGGCCACCTGCGCGAGGTCGTCGCCACGGTGGAACGCGACGGGAGGCGGGTGGCGACCACCCTGCTCACCCACGGCCACCCCGACCACGCCGAGGGCGCCGCCCGGTTCGCCGAGCTGACCGGGTCGAACGTCCGGGCGCTCGACCCCGCCCTGCGCCTGGGCGACGAGGGGCTCGGCGTCGGGGACGTGGTGACGACCGGCGGCCTGGAGCTGCACGTCGTCCCGACACCCGGCCACACCCGGGACTCGCTGAGCTTCCACCTCCCGGCCGACGCCGCCGTCATCACCGGGGACACCGTCCTCGGGCGCGGCACGACGGTCGTCGCCCACCCCGACGGCCGGCTCGGCGACTACCTGGACTCGCTGCGGCGGCTGCGCTCCCTCGCCGTCGACGACGGCGTGTCGACGATCCTCCCCGGCCACGGGCCCGTCCTCGCCGACGCCCAGGGCGCCATCGACTACTACCTCGTGCACCGCGCGAAGCGGCTGGCGCAGGTGGAGACGGCGGTGGAGAACGGCCTGCGCACCGCCGCCGAGGTCGTCGCCCACGTCTACGCGGACGTCGACCGGGGCCTGTGGCCCGCCGCCGAGCTGTCCGTGCTGGCCCAGCTCGACTACCTGGAGGAACACGGCCTCGTCTGACCCGGCCTCGGCGGTTCGGCGGGCGGTGGCGCGACGTGCGGTGGCCCGGCGGACGTCAGCGGGAGCGCTTGGCCAGCCGCTCGACGTCGAGCAGGATCACCGCGCGTGCCTCCAGCCGCAGCCAGCCGCGGCTGGCGAAGTCGGCGAGCGCCTTGTTGACCGTCTCCCGGGAGGCGCCGACGAGCTGCGCCAGCTCCTCCTGGGTGAGGTCGTGGACGACGTGGATGCCCTCCTCGGACTGCACGCCGAACCGGCGGGAGAGGTCCAGCAGGGCCTTGGCCACGCGGCCCGGCACGTCGGAGAAGACCAGGTCCGACATGGAGTCGTTGGTGCGGCGCAGCCGGCGGGCCACGGCCCGCAGCAGCGCGGAGGCCACCTCGGGGCGCACGTTCAGCCACGGCTGGAGATCGCCGTGCCCCAGGCCCAGCAGCTTCACCTCGGTCAGCGCGCTGGCCGTGGCCGTGCGCGGGCCCGGGTCGAAGAGGGACAGCTCACCGATGAGCTCGCCGGGGCCGAGGACGGCGAGCATGTTCTCCCGGCCGTCGGGGGAGCTGCGGTGCAGCTTCACCTTCCCCTCGGTGACGACGTAGAGCCGGTCGCCGGGGTCGCCCTCGTGGAAAAGGGCCTCGCCTCGGGCCAGCGTCGTCTCTGACATGGAGGCACGCAGCTCAGCCGCCTGCTCCTCATCCAGCGCCGCGAACAGCGGGGCGCGCCGCAGAACGTCGTCCACGAATGTTCTCCTTGTCGACCTGCGCATGAGGGTACGGGGCCCATGATGCCGGACGTCTGAAACAGTGCGATCAATCACAAGTTTGACGCACCGGGCCCTCACAGTGTGAGGCAGGGGTGCGAACGGGCAGGGATTGGCTCGGGTCAACGGCGAATGTCGGCCCGCCCCCGTACGCTGGCCGGGTGGTCGATAGCCCAGTGAGAGCACAGGAGAGGGGGCCGGACGGGTGAGCGCTTCCGGTGATTCCGCCCGGGGCGAACGTGGTTCCGCCAACCGGTCGAAGGCGGCGAGCCCCGGAGGGCGGAAGGGAGCCCGCGCGAAGCCCGAGACCCGCCTGGGCATGGTTCGCCGGGCGCGTCGCATCAACCGCGAGCTGGCCGACGTCTACTACTACGCGCACCCCGAGCTGGACTTCGAGAACCCCTTCCAGCTCCTCGTCGCCACCGTCCTGTCGGCCCAGACGACGGACCTGCGGGTCAACCAGACGACGCCCGCCCTCTTCGCCGCCTACCCGACCCCCGAGGACATGGCGGCGGCCGACCCGGAGCTGCTGGAGCAGCTGATCCGCCCCACCGGCTTCTTCCGCAACAAGACGAAGTCGCTGATCGGGCTCTCGGCGGCGCTGCGCGACGACTTCGCGGGCGAGGTGCCCGCGACGCTGGAGGAGCTCGTGAAGCTCCCCGGCGTCGGCCGCAAGACGGCGTTCGTCGTCCTCGGCAACGCCTTCGGCGTCCCCGGGCTGACCGTCGACACCCACTTCGGCCGGCTCGTGCGCCGCTGGGGGCTCACCGACCAGACCGACCCCGACCGCGTCGAGACGGAGATCGCGGAGATCATCCCGAAGAAGGAGTGGACGGACTTCTCGCACCGCACCATCTTCCACGGCCGCCGCGTCTGCCACTCCCGCAAGCCGGCCTGCGGCGCCTGCCCGATCGCCGAGCTGTGCCCCGCCTACGGGGAGGGCGAGACGGACCCGGAGAAGGCGCGGAAGCTGCTCAAGTACGAGATGGGCGGGCAGCCCGGCCAGCGGCTGCGGCCCCCGGCCGACTACCCCGGCGAACCCGCGCCCGGCCCGTCCGCCGACCAGCCCGCCGATCCGGGGGTGGCCCGGTGAGGGTCCCCGAGACGGACGGCGCGCCCGTCCTCGTCAGCGCGGACGGCATCCCCGCCTGGCTGGAACCGGTCGCCGAGGCCGCCGCGACGGTCCGCCCCGAGCAGCTGAGCCGCTTCCTGCCCCCGGCCACGGGCGGACGGCAGTCGGCCGTACTCGTGCTCTTCGGCGAGGTGGCGGGACCCGACGGCGACCCAGGCCCCGACCTGCTGCTCATGGAGCGGTCCAGCACCCTGCGGTCGCACGCCGGTCAGCCCTCCTTCCCCGGCGGCGCCCTCGACCCGGAGGACGGCGACCCGCAGGGCGACGGACCGCTGCGGGCCGCGCTGCGGGAGGCCCAGGAGGAGACGGCGCTCGACCCGGCGGGCGTCCAGGTGTTCGGCGTCCTGCCCAAGCTCTACATCCCGGTGAGCGGATTCGTCGTCACGCCCGTGCTGGGCTGGTGGCGGGACCGCACACCCGTGCAGGTCGTGGACGTCGGGGAGACGGCGCGGGTGTTCACCGTCCCCGTGCGCGAGCTGGCCGAACCGGACAACCGCGGCACCGTGGTCCACCCCAGCGGCTATCGAGGCCCGTGCTTCCAGGTACGCGGCAGTCTCGTGTGGGGCTTCACGGCCGGCGTGATCGACCGCATCCTGCACTACGCCGGCTGGGAGCGGCCGTGGGACACCGGGCGGCGCATACCGCTGGACCGGTCCTCCTGAGCCCCCCGCCGCGCGGAGGTCCGCCGCGCGGAGGTCCGCAGTGCGGCCGGGGCGGATGGTGCATACGGTGCTGCTGATGCGGATGACGAAGAGACAGCGCACGTCGACGACGGCCCTCGGCGACGCGCGCGCACGACGTGAGACGGCGAACGAGGCGAGGCTGACACGGTGAACGTGCTGGACATCCTGCTGGTGCTCGCGGCCCTGTGGTTCGCCGTCATCGGCTACCGGCAGGGCTTCGTCGTCGGCGTGCTCTCCGTCGCCGGCTTCCTCGGCGGCGGGCTGGTCGCCGTCATGCTGCTGCCGCCGCTGTGGAGCGAGCTGAGCGGCGGTGCGGCGGCCGGAACCTGGCAGGCGGTCGCCGCCGTCGTCATCGTCATCGTGTGCGCCTCCGTCGGACAGGCCTTCACCACGCACCTGGGGAACCGGGTACGCCGCCACATCACCTGGTCGCCCGCCCGGGCCCTGGACGCCTCCGGCGGGGCGCTGGTGAACGTCGTGGCCCTGCTGTTCGTCGCCTGGCTGATCGGCTCCGAGCTGGCGAAGACGTCGTTGCCCACGCTCGGCCGGGAGGTGCGTGGCTCCGTCGTGCTGCACAGCGTGTCGCAGGCGATGCCACGCCAGGCGAACACCTGGTTCACCGGGTTCAGCACCGTCCTCGGGCAGAACGGCTTCCCCCAGGTGTTCTCCCCGTTCGCCAACGAACCGATCACCGACGTCCCCGAGCCCGACCCGGAGCTCGCCACGAGTTCCGCCGTGACCAGGGC contains the following coding sequences:
- a CDS encoding MBL fold metallo-hydrolase; the protein is MTNAAELPGQPRGAVVSGPATRRARCVLAPNPSAMTLDGTNTWIVAEPDAREAVVIDPGPLDEGHLREVVATVERDGRRVATTLLTHGHPDHAEGAARFAELTGSNVRALDPALRLGDEGLGVGDVVTTGGLELHVVPTPGHTRDSLSFHLPADAAVITGDTVLGRGTTVVAHPDGRLGDYLDSLRRLRSLAVDDGVSTILPGHGPVLADAQGAIDYYLVHRAKRLAQVETAVENGLRTAAEVVAHVYADVDRGLWPAAELSVLAQLDYLEEHGLV
- a CDS encoding Crp/Fnr family transcriptional regulator, encoding MDDVLRRAPLFAALDEEQAAELRASMSETTLARGEALFHEGDPGDRLYVVTEGKVKLHRSSPDGRENMLAVLGPGELIGELSLFDPGPRTATASALTEVKLLGLGHGDLQPWLNVRPEVASALLRAVARRLRRTNDSMSDLVFSDVPGRVAKALLDLSRRFGVQSEEGIHVVHDLTQEELAQLVGASRETVNKALADFASRGWLRLEARAVILLDVERLAKRSR
- the nth gene encoding endonuclease III translates to MSASGDSARGERGSANRSKAASPGGRKGARAKPETRLGMVRRARRINRELADVYYYAHPELDFENPFQLLVATVLSAQTTDLRVNQTTPALFAAYPTPEDMAAADPELLEQLIRPTGFFRNKTKSLIGLSAALRDDFAGEVPATLEELVKLPGVGRKTAFVVLGNAFGVPGLTVDTHFGRLVRRWGLTDQTDPDRVETEIAEIIPKKEWTDFSHRTIFHGRRVCHSRKPACGACPIAELCPAYGEGETDPEKARKLLKYEMGGQPGQRLRPPADYPGEPAPGPSADQPADPGVAR
- a CDS encoding NUDIX hydrolase, which gives rise to MRVPETDGAPVLVSADGIPAWLEPVAEAAATVRPEQLSRFLPPATGGRQSAVLVLFGEVAGPDGDPGPDLLLMERSSTLRSHAGQPSFPGGALDPEDGDPQGDGPLRAALREAQEETALDPAGVQVFGVLPKLYIPVSGFVVTPVLGWWRDRTPVQVVDVGETARVFTVPVRELAEPDNRGTVVHPSGYRGPCFQVRGSLVWGFTAGVIDRILHYAGWERPWDTGRRIPLDRSS
- a CDS encoding MarP family serine protease; the protein is MNVLDILLVLAALWFAVIGYRQGFVVGVLSVAGFLGGGLVAVMLLPPLWSELSGGAAAGTWQAVAAVVIVIVCASVGQAFTTHLGNRVRRHITWSPARALDASGGALVNVVALLFVAWLIGSELAKTSLPTLGREVRGSVVLHSVSQAMPRQANTWFTGFSTVLGQNGFPQVFSPFANEPITDVPEPDPELATSSAVTRARESIVKITGTAPSCAKALEGTGFVFHPERVMTNAHVVGGVDEPTVQIGGEGRLYDARVVLYDWERDVAVLDVPGLDAPALELSDGDATTGDGAVVAGFPENGGFDARSARVRGRVQANGPDIYHRGTVRRDVYSLRTVVRQGNSGGPLLTPQGEVYGVVFAKSLDDPQTGYALTLDEVRENVTRGRAAQRPVDSQGCAM